From Geovibrio ferrireducens, a single genomic window includes:
- a CDS encoding enoyl-CoA hydratase/isomerase family protein yields the protein MGNSEIIIEKNNHKGYITLNRAAENNAFSIDFAVLLNQALKDFDNDDEVRVIIIRNNGKHFSVGIDLKVLESVEDEKLPEFIALMDMHNHTIANMKKPVISSVKGYCVANGAGLSFACDLTVAAQSAVFGTTAVNVGLICTGPGIPLTKNIGKKKAMEMVLLGERFTAHMMHDMGLVNWVVPDEELEKKTDEIADAIAAKSPLAVSAGKRGISGSYDMGYHAAIDNGTRVFAELCATEDAAEGIRAFLEKRKAEWKLR from the coding sequence ATGGGCAATTCTGAAATAATCATCGAGAAGAACAATCACAAAGGCTATATCACCCTGAACCGCGCTGCGGAGAACAATGCATTCAGCATAGATTTTGCGGTGCTCCTTAATCAGGCGCTTAAGGATTTTGACAATGACGATGAAGTCCGTGTAATCATCATACGCAACAACGGGAAGCATTTTTCCGTGGGTATTGACCTGAAAGTTCTGGAAAGTGTTGAGGATGAAAAGCTTCCTGAGTTCATCGCTCTGATGGATATGCATAATCACACCATTGCGAATATGAAGAAGCCGGTTATCTCCTCCGTAAAAGGTTACTGTGTGGCAAACGGTGCGGGGCTGAGTTTCGCCTGCGACCTGACTGTTGCCGCGCAGTCTGCTGTGTTCGGCACGACAGCTGTCAATGTGGGGCTTATCTGCACCGGCCCCGGCATCCCGCTCACCAAGAACATAGGCAAAAAGAAGGCGATGGAAATGGTGCTTCTGGGAGAGAGGTTCACAGCGCATATGATGCATGATATGGGGCTTGTGAACTGGGTTGTGCCGGATGAGGAACTGGAAAAGAAGACAGATGAAATAGCCGATGCCATAGCAGCAAAAAGCCCTCTGGCGGTTTCAGCGGGAAAAAGAGGAATCAGCGGTTCATACGACATGGGTTACCATGCGGCTATAGATAACGGAACGAGAGTGTTTGCCGAACTCTGCGCCACTGAGGACGCGGCGGAAGGGATAAGGGCGTTCCTTGAAAAAAGAAAAGCGGAGTGGAAGCTGCGCTAA
- a CDS encoding metallophosphoesterase family protein, whose translation MSQDNEKKTGLGRRQFLKLSATAMSAAAVGMTVGCGSSSGSDTPDTPAAPRAVLPTSGAWKFGIISDTQWTKDDDGKNPASTAVDIINSLNDEFVRHKVKLVVAVGDLTDDAKQNFTAKHIPTDTTINYTPFDGFGIRARYAQRLYNEGIGFFPLRGNHDDSAAAAAQFRSFFPQTTGGVHNVYSVQSDAYSAVNPDINWLPEIARTNTSEFTLGRNFSSPSAAETDDMTGLSYSFDYENVRFVLLDHFKGEDGLSHDTTPVINAVETTSNPIRFQQSWIDTQLAGRSSGTHAFCFAHKGLLTQDHTDNMFGYTVNSVLAPDFSTLDSPGLDDYITSLEQNGVRFHINGHDHMHDRSLVYTKDGSTAKVQQLVCVSNSSKFYTPGSDVESTAAAYGLTPVNKSNDALLWGGIRQKNVAQELYSVGYYIFTVDGPVVTVDFYSSPAYTEDSFTTTPTMNFTKKETFGYSLNGEEYIIAQGGSLTVVDSTSTGGTNAKIINGKNGNLQQETASGRRFNLHVNTGWLTAQDSLSEIFFLNGMTYTMGSEQTDVFTLSMSYDSSKVSSSEIAGGKFGIATNDDDGTWINAVDQNFGGGNTFVQRAWQEGDKLGTWGVDTATNTVWAVINYNGYFAVVKGM comes from the coding sequence ATGTCACAGGATAATGAAAAAAAAACCGGACTGGGTAGACGCCAGTTCCTTAAGCTCTCAGCAACGGCAATGAGCGCCGCCGCTGTGGGAATGACAGTAGGCTGCGGCAGTTCATCCGGTTCAGATACTCCGGACACTCCCGCTGCTCCCAGAGCAGTTCTCCCCACGAGCGGAGCATGGAAGTTCGGCATCATTTCCGATACCCAGTGGACAAAGGATGATGACGGCAAAAACCCCGCCTCAACAGCAGTGGACATAATCAACAGCCTTAATGACGAATTTGTAAGGCACAAAGTCAAGCTTGTTGTGGCAGTGGGCGACCTCACTGATGATGCTAAACAGAACTTCACGGCAAAGCATATTCCGACAGATACAACTATCAATTACACTCCGTTTGACGGTTTCGGAATAAGGGCGCGCTACGCCCAGAGGCTTTATAACGAAGGCATAGGCTTTTTTCCCCTGAGAGGAAACCATGATGACTCTGCGGCGGCAGCGGCACAGTTCCGCAGCTTTTTCCCTCAGACAACAGGCGGAGTGCACAACGTTTACTCCGTTCAGTCTGATGCCTATTCAGCAGTAAACCCTGACATAAACTGGCTGCCTGAAATTGCCAGAACAAACACCAGCGAATTCACATTAGGCAGAAACTTCTCAAGCCCTTCCGCTGCTGAAACGGATGACATGACCGGACTCTCCTACTCTTTCGATTACGAAAATGTCCGTTTTGTCCTTCTTGATCATTTCAAAGGCGAAGACGGACTTTCACACGACACAACGCCCGTGATAAACGCAGTTGAAACCACTTCAAACCCCATCAGATTTCAGCAGAGCTGGATAGACACACAGCTTGCCGGCAGAAGCTCCGGCACACATGCATTCTGCTTTGCTCACAAAGGGCTGCTCACACAGGATCACACTGACAATATGTTCGGGTACACTGTGAACAGTGTACTCGCACCTGATTTTTCAACCCTTGACTCACCCGGCCTTGATGATTACATCACCAGCCTTGAACAAAACGGAGTGCGCTTCCACATAAACGGGCACGACCATATGCATGACAGAAGCCTTGTCTACACCAAAGACGGTTCCACTGCAAAGGTTCAGCAGCTTGTCTGTGTTTCCAACAGCTCAAAATTCTATACACCGGGAAGCGATGTTGAAAGCACCGCAGCAGCATACGGACTTACACCTGTCAACAAATCAAACGATGCACTCCTCTGGGGAGGCATACGCCAGAAGAACGTAGCTCAGGAGCTTTACTCCGTAGGCTATTATATCTTCACCGTTGACGGGCCCGTTGTCACCGTGGACTTCTACTCATCACCCGCATATACGGAAGACAGTTTCACCACCACCCCCACAATGAACTTCACCAAGAAAGAAACCTTTGGCTACAGCCTCAACGGAGAAGAATATATCATCGCTCAGGGGGGCAGCCTCACAGTAGTTGATTCCACAAGCACAGGCGGAACCAACGCAAAAATAATCAACGGTAAAAACGGTAACCTCCAGCAGGAAACAGCTTCCGGGCGCAGATTTAATCTTCATGTAAACACCGGCTGGCTTACTGCGCAGGACTCACTGAGTGAAATTTTCTTCCTGAACGGTATGACTTATACCATGGGGAGCGAGCAGACAGATGTATTTACACTCTCAATGAGCTATGACTCATCAAAAGTAAGTTCCTCGGAGATTGCCGGGGGCAAATTCGGCATCGCAACAAATGACGATGACGGCACATGGATAAATGCTGTTGATCAGAATTTCGGCGGAGGCAATACATTTGTTCAGCGCGCCTGGCAGGAAGGGGATAAGCTCGGCACTTGGGGCGTTGACACGGCAACAAACACAGTCTGGGCTGTGATAAACTACAACGGCTATTTCGCTGTGGTTAAAGGAATGTAG
- the pheS gene encoding phenylalanine--tRNA ligase subunit alpha has product MQLDISGLESYRTEIAQAATLDALYQVKVKYLGKNGLISNLNRQLKDISSHEDKKEAGTKIGALRTDFEALHDARELELKSAEKNARLTGESLDITLPGLPFTSGSIHPVTRVFDEIVDIFSAMGFEVAIGPEVEHDFYNFEALNIPKEHPARDMQDTFYITDEILMRTHTSPVQVRTMLKNKPPVKIIAPGKVYRCDSDITHTPMFHQVEGLLVDERTTFGDLKGILTVFIQKMFGDNVPVRFRPSFFPFTEPSAEVDMGCVICGSKGCRVCKQTGWLEILGCGMVDPAVFKHVDYDSEKYRGFAFGMGIERIAMLKYGIDDLRLFFENHLKFLRQF; this is encoded by the coding sequence ATGCAGCTCGACATAAGCGGACTCGAAAGTTACAGGACGGAGATTGCTCAGGCAGCCACTCTTGATGCCCTGTATCAGGTGAAAGTGAAATATCTCGGTAAAAACGGGCTAATAAGCAACCTTAACAGGCAGCTCAAGGACATATCCTCCCATGAGGATAAAAAAGAGGCGGGAACAAAAATCGGTGCGCTCCGTACGGATTTCGAAGCCCTGCACGATGCCAGGGAGCTTGAGCTTAAAAGCGCCGAGAAAAACGCCAGACTCACCGGCGAATCTCTGGACATAACACTCCCCGGTCTTCCTTTTACATCGGGGAGTATACACCCTGTTACCAGAGTTTTTGACGAGATAGTGGATATTTTCAGCGCCATGGGTTTTGAAGTGGCCATAGGGCCGGAGGTCGAGCATGACTTCTACAATTTCGAGGCGCTCAACATCCCCAAAGAGCACCCCGCAAGAGACATGCAGGACACGTTTTACATAACAGATGAAATACTTATGCGTACCCACACTTCTCCCGTGCAGGTGCGTACAATGCTGAAAAACAAGCCTCCTGTGAAGATAATCGCTCCCGGAAAGGTTTACCGCTGTGACAGCGACATAACCCACACGCCCATGTTTCATCAGGTTGAGGGGCTCCTCGTGGATGAAAGAACCACTTTCGGCGACCTGAAAGGTATCCTCACCGTATTTATACAGAAGATGTTCGGCGATAACGTGCCCGTGCGCTTCCGCCCAAGCTTCTTCCCTTTCACCGAGCCCAGCGCAGAGGTGGATATGGGCTGCGTAATCTGCGGAAGCAAAGGCTGCCGTGTGTGCAAACAGACGGGCTGGCTTGAGATTCTCGGCTGCGGAATGGTTGACCCTGCCGTGTTCAAGCATGTGGACTATGATTCGGAAAAATACAGAGGCTTTGCCTTCGGTATGGGTATCGAGCGTATCGCCATGCTGAAATACGGCATAGACGATTTACGCCTCTTCTTTGAGAATCACCTTAAATTCTTGAGGCAGTTTTAG
- the pheT gene encoding phenylalanine--tRNA ligase subunit beta has protein sequence MKVCVSWLNEFVDISGIEINDLCHRLTMAGLEIEGVHKSERAENTVVAKVLHREKHPDADKLSLCRVTDGTEEYQVVCGAPNVAAGQTIPFAKIDAVLPGNFKIKRAKIRGIESCGMICSEAELGLAEKSDGIMPLPEYLPLGADINEVLGLGDTVLEVSITPNRSDCLSVVGIAREIAAIYGRPLKTKEFKLEETADAASNYSYVKVNDEEKCPVYLGRVIKGVKIAPSPLWVQNRLRAAGVRPINNVVDVTNYVMFEYGQPLHTFDLRMIKNGIIVRNATEGEKLLTLDEKERVLKDYMLLICDEEKALAVAGIMGGEHSGISDDTTDVFLECAYFKPESTRLTARRLGMQTDSSYRYERGIDPVNTIRMVDYAASLLASFAGGSVCRGVLSNDYKKVTKPEVVFTPEKVNALLGTEISTDEMLKILASVGMDAEKCSEGYKVSSPSWRVDIERWQDVAEEVARLYGYDNIKATVPLIPADSDRLMPLLTHKRLLQNKLASLGFSEAVNYSFMSDKFLSIFDDKERFVILKNPISEDMNALRTYVFPGVVSTILYNVNRGAKAANIFETSSVYIKDGEGIPYQETRLAFAVYGGYWGLSWNTKPVEEAFYALKGIVENILAGYNLGKVSYVRSERPFMHPGKSAEIMLDGESLGFFGELHPDTLEAVDSDQPLCVCEIFLEKLLATGLEKKKYSKFSKLPTVFKDFSIAVSTSVRSADITDAVSKESKLIESVTLFDTYSGKGLGEEEISLAFRIFFSDPEKTLTDEETNAVLRNAIAKLEKDFGARLR, from the coding sequence ATGAAAGTCTGCGTAAGCTGGTTAAATGAATTTGTAGATATATCAGGCATAGAAATAAACGATCTCTGCCACAGGCTCACAATGGCGGGGCTTGAGATCGAAGGGGTACATAAATCCGAAAGGGCCGAAAACACAGTCGTTGCGAAGGTTCTCCACCGCGAAAAGCACCCTGACGCCGACAAGCTCTCCCTTTGCAGGGTTACGGACGGAACAGAGGAATATCAGGTTGTCTGCGGTGCGCCGAACGTTGCGGCGGGGCAGACCATCCCATTTGCCAAGATTGATGCCGTGCTCCCCGGAAATTTCAAAATCAAGAGAGCAAAAATCCGCGGAATAGAATCCTGCGGCATGATCTGCTCCGAGGCGGAGCTTGGTCTGGCGGAAAAGTCTGACGGAATAATGCCCCTGCCCGAATATCTCCCTCTCGGTGCGGATATAAATGAGGTTCTCGGTCTGGGTGATACTGTGCTTGAGGTGTCCATAACTCCTAACAGGTCGGACTGTCTCAGCGTTGTGGGCATTGCCCGTGAAATAGCCGCCATATACGGCCGCCCTCTGAAAACAAAGGAATTTAAGCTTGAGGAAACGGCTGATGCCGCTTCAAACTATTCATATGTAAAAGTTAATGATGAAGAGAAGTGCCCTGTTTACCTCGGCAGAGTGATAAAAGGAGTGAAAATCGCCCCGTCCCCCCTCTGGGTGCAGAACAGGCTGCGCGCCGCAGGTGTGCGCCCCATAAACAACGTGGTGGATGTAACCAACTATGTGATGTTCGAATACGGCCAGCCGCTTCATACATTTGATCTTCGCATGATAAAAAACGGCATAATAGTCCGCAACGCCACAGAGGGCGAAAAACTTCTCACCCTTGATGAAAAGGAGAGGGTGCTGAAAGACTACATGCTTCTCATCTGCGATGAGGAAAAAGCGCTTGCCGTAGCCGGAATCATGGGCGGCGAACATTCCGGCATAAGTGACGACACTACGGATGTTTTCCTTGAGTGCGCCTACTTCAAGCCTGAGAGCACACGCCTCACCGCGAGAAGACTCGGCATGCAGACCGACTCATCCTACAGATACGAAAGGGGAATCGACCCTGTAAACACAATCCGCATGGTGGACTACGCGGCAAGCCTGCTTGCCTCATTCGCAGGCGGCTCAGTTTGCAGAGGTGTTCTTTCCAATGACTATAAAAAAGTTACCAAACCAGAAGTTGTGTTCACTCCCGAAAAGGTGAATGCGCTCCTCGGAACTGAGATAAGCACGGATGAAATGCTGAAAATCCTCGCATCTGTCGGAATGGACGCAGAAAAGTGCTCAGAAGGCTACAAAGTCTCATCCCCCTCATGGAGGGTGGACATCGAAAGATGGCAGGATGTGGCGGAAGAGGTTGCAAGGCTTTACGGCTATGACAACATCAAGGCAACCGTGCCTCTCATCCCCGCTGACAGCGACAGGCTTATGCCTCTGCTCACTCATAAAAGGCTGCTCCAGAACAAGCTCGCCTCACTCGGCTTTTCCGAGGCGGTGAACTATTCCTTCATGAGCGACAAATTTTTAAGCATCTTTGATGATAAAGAGCGCTTTGTAATCCTCAAAAACCCCATTTCAGAGGATATGAACGCACTGCGCACTTACGTTTTCCCCGGCGTTGTATCAACCATACTCTACAATGTTAACCGCGGAGCAAAAGCGGCTAATATATTTGAAACATCATCAGTTTACATAAAAGACGGCGAAGGCATCCCCTATCAGGAAACAAGGCTCGCCTTCGCTGTTTACGGCGGCTACTGGGGGCTCTCATGGAACACCAAGCCCGTTGAAGAAGCCTTTTACGCTCTTAAGGGTATAGTGGAGAACATACTTGCCGGTTATAACCTCGGCAAAGTAAGCTACGTCCGCTCCGAAAGACCGTTCATGCACCCCGGCAAATCCGCCGAAATAATGCTGGACGGCGAATCTCTCGGCTTCTTCGGTGAGCTCCACCCTGACACACTTGAGGCTGTGGATTCCGATCAGCCCTTATGTGTCTGCGAAATTTTCCTTGAAAAACTCCTCGCAACAGGGCTTGAGAAGAAGAAATATTCCAAATTCTCCAAACTGCCCACAGTGTTTAAGGATTTCTCCATAGCCGTGTCAACGTCAGTCCGCTCTGCGGATATAACCGATGCGGTTTCAAAAGAGAGCAAACTCATTGAAAGCGTTACCCTCTTTGATACTTACTCCGGCAAGGGACTTGGGGAAGAGGAGATAAGCCTCGCATTCAGAATCTTCTTCTCAGATCCTGAAAAAACGCTCACAGATGAGGAAACCAACGCTGTTCTCAGAAACGCCATAGCAAAACTGGAAAAAGACTTCGGCGCAAGACTGCGCTGA
- a CDS encoding MoaD/ThiS family protein yields MVKVEFSDGRAEEVSPAPLKDILKKLNLKESTTLVTRDGELLTHDIHVYSGQTIKIINVVSGG; encoded by the coding sequence TTGGTCAAGGTCGAATTTAGCGACGGCAGGGCAGAGGAAGTCTCCCCCGCTCCGCTTAAAGATATATTAAAAAAGCTCAACCTGAAGGAGTCAACCACCCTTGTGACAAGGGACGGTGAGCTTCTTACCCATGATATTCATGTGTACAGCGGGCAGACGATCAAAATCATAAACGTTGTGAGCGGCGGCTGA
- a CDS encoding ATP-binding protein: MKCVKCKGDAVINIRRANAAFCKEHFNEYFIEQALKSIKYYRMFRKTDKIMVCVSGGKDSLVLWHVLHKLGCDVTGMYIDLGINGYSDRSKDKVNAFAEKFGLKSIIVDLREKGHPVPFAARRAKREDCAVCGTIKRYYFNKTAYDGGFDVVATGHNLDDESSRLLANIMHWHDEYMDNTYPVLPAGGNTLKKKVKPLVRLTERETAAFAILNGIDYVMEECPMSKGATSLIFKEALSTIEENMPGTEIFFYTKFLDRVKDKDRSKANQEEMKICQTCGMESFMDKCTFCRLVEKVK, encoded by the coding sequence ATGAAGTGTGTGAAATGTAAGGGCGATGCGGTGATAAACATCCGCCGCGCCAATGCCGCCTTCTGCAAAGAGCACTTCAATGAGTACTTCATTGAGCAGGCATTGAAATCCATCAAATATTACCGGATGTTCCGCAAGACAGACAAGATCATGGTCTGTGTCTCCGGCGGGAAGGACAGCCTTGTTCTCTGGCATGTGCTCCACAAGCTCGGATGCGATGTCACCGGAATGTATATAGATTTGGGAATAAACGGATATTCCGACCGCTCAAAGGATAAGGTAAACGCCTTTGCCGAAAAATTCGGACTGAAATCAATAATAGTTGATCTCAGGGAGAAGGGACATCCGGTTCCTTTCGCAGCGCGGCGCGCCAAAAGAGAGGACTGCGCAGTCTGCGGGACAATCAAGAGATACTATTTCAATAAAACAGCATACGACGGCGGGTTCGATGTTGTGGCAACAGGGCATAATCTGGATGATGAATCCTCCCGCCTTCTGGCTAACATAATGCACTGGCATGATGAATACATGGACAACACCTACCCTGTGCTCCCTGCCGGAGGAAACACGCTGAAAAAGAAGGTGAAGCCCCTTGTGCGTCTCACCGAGAGGGAGACAGCGGCATTTGCCATCCTCAACGGAATAGACTATGTTATGGAGGAATGCCCTATGAGCAAGGGCGCAACAAGCCTTATTTTCAAGGAGGCGCTCAGCACAATCGAGGAAAATATGCCCGGCACTGAGATTTTCTTTTACACAAAGTTTCTCGACAGGGTTAAGGATAAAGACCGCTCAAAAGCAAATCAGGAAGAAATGAAAATATGTCAGACCTGCGGAATGGAATCCTTCATGGATAAATGCACATTCTGCCGTCTGGTGGAGAAAGTTAAATGA
- a CDS encoding tRNA (adenine-N1)-methyltransferase, translating into MNKIEYGTNVILIDEERGKRHMTKLREGLRFTTQYGFIEHDEIVKLLDGGIITASKGVRYRVLKPTYIDYIMNIKRRAQIIYPKDTAAMLMEGDIYPGLNVLEAGVGQGALSIAILRALGRQGTLTSYELREDFAGDAAKFIAEFYGEASNHDIQVRNIYEGIDGEYDRVLLDLPEPWQVVPHLETGLRQGGLFVCYLPTILQVKSCVDALREAGCFDEINSFELIKRPWKVDGRSVRPEMWTFNHSAFIITCRKVEKMMPKVKVEKAEVSEESEENYEMPEEE; encoded by the coding sequence ATGAATAAAATAGAATACGGAACCAACGTCATTCTTATTGACGAGGAAAGAGGCAAGCGCCATATGACCAAGCTGCGTGAGGGGCTGCGGTTCACCACTCAGTACGGCTTCATAGAGCATGACGAAATAGTTAAATTGCTGGACGGCGGAATAATCACCGCTTCAAAGGGTGTCCGCTACAGAGTGCTCAAGCCCACTTACATCGACTACATAATGAACATCAAACGCCGCGCGCAGATCATTTATCCGAAAGATACCGCAGCAATGCTCATGGAAGGGGATATATACCCCGGACTTAATGTCCTTGAGGCAGGAGTAGGGCAGGGTGCGCTTTCCATAGCTATCCTCCGCGCGCTGGGCAGACAGGGAACGCTGACCAGCTACGAACTCCGTGAGGATTTCGCAGGGGATGCGGCAAAATTCATTGCGGAATTTTACGGTGAAGCATCCAACCACGATATTCAGGTACGCAACATATATGAAGGCATAGACGGCGAGTATGACAGGGTTCTGCTTGATCTGCCTGAGCCGTGGCAGGTTGTGCCTCACCTTGAGACAGGGCTTCGTCAGGGCGGGCTTTTTGTGTGTTATCTGCCTACAATCCTTCAGGTTAAGTCATGCGTGGATGCACTGCGTGAGGCGGGCTGTTTCGATGAGATAAACTCTTTCGAGCTTATCAAACGCCCGTGGAAGGTGGACGGCAGGTCTGTGAGGCCTGAGATGTGGACATTCAACCACAGCGCATTCATAATAACCTGCCGCAAGGTGGAGAAAATGATGCCAAAAGTGAAGGTGGAAAAGGCGGAAGTTTCGGAAGAGTCAGAGGAAAATTACGAAATGCCCGAAGAGGAATAG
- the crcB gene encoding fluoride efflux transporter CrcB — MVKILLIGAGGFFGAVARYGVSKASLLILGGRYPLGTFFVNVSGSFLLGCVIGSLFFRSTSGENLRLLIGTGFLGAFTTFSTFSVETILLFDEGRYLAGSANVFANLFLSLTAALVGMWLVKQ, encoded by the coding sequence ATGGTAAAAATTCTCCTCATAGGAGCGGGCGGTTTCTTCGGAGCCGTAGCGAGATACGGAGTTTCAAAGGCGTCTCTCCTTATATTGGGCGGCCGTTATCCTCTGGGAACCTTTTTTGTGAATGTCTCCGGTTCATTCCTCCTCGGCTGTGTTATTGGTTCACTTTTCTTTCGCAGCACATCGGGCGAAAACCTGCGGCTACTTATCGGAACCGGGTTTCTCGGTGCCTTCACAACCTTTTCAACATTCAGTGTTGAGACAATCCTGCTTTTTGACGAAGGCAGGTATCTTGCCGGTTCGGCAAACGTATTCGCAAATCTCTTCTTAAGTCTGACTGCTGCGCTTGTCGGCATGTGGCTTGTGAAACAATAG
- the aroC gene encoding chorismate synthase has translation MGGSIFGRNFRIATFGESHGKSVGVVLDGCPAGLELTEDDVQLELNRRRPGQSDVSTPRDEKDRVEFHSGVFEGKTTGHPIMMLVYNENQRSKDYSEVKDLFRPGHADFTYTSKYGLRDYRGGGRSSARETIGRVCAGAVARKLLAQKGISITGHVKQVGDVRAAEFDADFIEKNPVRCADRNVAEKMRSLILSISEQGDSIGAVVEVIIKGVPVGIGEPVFDRIEAELAKAILSIPAVKGIEFGRGFEAATLRGSENNDEISKYGFLSNNAGGTLGGITTGQDIVFRFPVKPASSITVPKKTIDLFGNEREIITRGRHDACVAPRVVPVAEAMSALVLADMMMTDNAGRNLF, from the coding sequence ATGGGCGGAAGCATATTCGGCAGAAATTTCAGAATAGCAACTTTCGGCGAAAGCCACGGAAAGTCGGTCGGTGTCGTGCTGGACGGATGTCCCGCAGGGCTGGAACTCACAGAGGATGATGTTCAGCTTGAGCTGAACCGCCGCCGTCCGGGGCAGAGCGATGTCAGTACTCCCAGAGATGAAAAGGACAGGGTGGAGTTCCACAGCGGAGTATTCGAGGGCAAAACCACAGGCCACCCTATAATGATGCTTGTATATAATGAGAACCAGAGATCAAAGGACTACAGCGAGGTCAAGGATCTCTTCCGCCCCGGTCATGCGGACTTCACATATACTTCCAAATACGGTCTGCGTGACTACAGAGGCGGCGGCAGAAGCTCCGCAAGGGAAACAATAGGCAGAGTATGCGCCGGTGCTGTGGCCAGAAAGCTGCTTGCGCAGAAAGGCATAAGCATCACAGGGCATGTAAAGCAGGTGGGTGATGTCAGGGCAGCGGAGTTTGACGCAGACTTCATAGAAAAAAATCCGGTGAGATGCGCAGACAGAAACGTTGCGGAAAAAATGAGAAGTCTTATATTAAGTATTTCGGAACAAGGCGACTCCATTGGAGCGGTTGTTGAAGTTATTATAAAGGGTGTACCCGTGGGAATCGGCGAGCCCGTTTTCGATCGGATCGAAGCGGAGCTGGCAAAGGCGATCCTCTCAATACCTGCCGTTAAGGGAATAGAGTTCGGCAGAGGCTTTGAGGCGGCAACTCTCAGAGGAAGCGAAAATAACGATGAAATATCGAAATACGGCTTCCTTTCCAATAATGCGGGCGGAACCCTCGGCGGTATCACAACAGGTCAGGACATTGTTTTCCGTTTCCCTGTAAAACCTGCATCATCAATAACCGTACCCAAGAAAACAATTGATCTCTTCGGTAATGAGAGGGAGATAATCACCAGAGGGAGGCACGATGCATGTGTCGCCCCCAGAGTTGTCCCCGTCGCAGAAGCCATGTCAGCGCTTGTTCTGGCAGATATGATGATGACAGATAATGCGGGCAGGAATCTTTTTTAA